The following proteins are co-located in the candidate division KSB1 bacterium genome:
- a CDS encoding lactate utilization protein gives MKSNKQNSPIENQPSTSISAREAILRAVQSALQTTKESALRAKAAWEPPSAPDFTGDVEAKCRRFIAELTAVNGEAIEVGDSAALIQAAADVLEKEHETTLAVSGGELVEKTARALQVKGVRIISPLESADERKSMYAGVKVGLVEAVYGVADTGTVVLSPRLPSQWPAVLSEVLIVILKKSRLFEDHFAMVRLADRQEYAGVVWITGPSRTADIEKILILGAHGPRRLIVLLYDQE, from the coding sequence GTGAAAAGTAACAAGCAAAATAGTCCAATTGAGAATCAGCCGTCCACTAGTATCTCAGCCAGAGAAGCCATTCTACGCGCCGTCCAAAGTGCACTGCAGACCACTAAGGAGTCGGCCTTGCGTGCCAAAGCCGCCTGGGAGCCGCCGTCCGCCCCTGATTTTACCGGCGATGTGGAAGCCAAATGCAGACGCTTTATAGCTGAATTGACCGCGGTGAACGGCGAAGCAATCGAGGTCGGCGACTCGGCTGCATTAATTCAAGCCGCAGCAGATGTTTTAGAAAAGGAACATGAAACAACGCTTGCCGTCAGCGGCGGCGAGCTGGTCGAAAAAACGGCGCGGGCGCTGCAGGTCAAGGGCGTCAGGATCATTTCGCCATTGGAATCGGCAGATGAGCGTAAATCGATGTATGCTGGTGTGAAGGTTGGCCTCGTCGAAGCCGTCTATGGGGTAGCCGACACGGGAACGGTCGTCCTTTCGCCGCGGCTGCCGTCACAGTGGCCGGCGGTGCTGTCCGAAGTGCTGATCGTCATTCTGAAAAAATCCCGTCTGTTCGAGGATCATTTTGCCATGGTGCGCTTAGCCGATCGCCAAGAATACGCGGGCGTAGTTTGGATCACCGGTCCCAGCCGCACGGCCGACATCGAAAAAATACTCATCTTGGGCGCGCATGGGCCGCGCCGCTTGATTGTTCTTTTATATGACCAGGAGTAG
- a CDS encoding Sb-PDE family phosphodiesterase: MKLCRIQKIISLAVLLAVGVHAAERRDLQLPKLENYVILPCDFHSHTVFSDGEVWPSLRVREAWQDGLAALALTDHLEYLPHDKDMRLGNWERAYELALPAAEQYGLILIKGAEITRAMPPGHLNALFLNRIEPLNTKNWRDAVKAAFIQGAFIFWNHPGWTGQQPDGVARWYDEHSELLSAGMLHGIEIVNEDEYYPAVHQWCLEKNLTMLGNSDIHGTTAEQYNRPPADHRPMTWVLATERSAEAVKKALFERRTVVYWRDQLIGRADHLASIFSAAVVPETSVLELSQKDRVPFRLVNTTDLSFELTEGECSVGLTVPRSVSIPPGSTVILTIQKGQEKALPQGAELSYKVANLIVEPGKGLPIKWKVQIK, encoded by the coding sequence ATGAAACTCTGCAGGATACAGAAAATAATCTCGTTGGCGGTTTTATTGGCCGTCGGCGTCCATGCTGCAGAACGCCGCGATTTACAACTGCCCAAACTCGAGAATTATGTCATTCTCCCCTGCGATTTTCATTCACACACCGTCTTTTCGGACGGCGAAGTGTGGCCGTCGTTGCGCGTCAGAGAGGCCTGGCAGGACGGTCTTGCCGCCCTTGCGCTGACGGATCATTTGGAATACTTGCCTCATGACAAGGACATGCGGCTCGGCAACTGGGAACGAGCCTATGAGCTTGCTCTTCCCGCGGCAGAGCAGTACGGTTTGATTTTGATTAAAGGAGCAGAAATTACCCGCGCAATGCCGCCGGGGCATTTGAATGCGCTGTTTTTGAATCGCATCGAACCGCTGAACACTAAAAATTGGCGAGATGCGGTCAAGGCCGCTTTTATCCAAGGGGCATTTATTTTCTGGAACCATCCAGGTTGGACCGGCCAGCAGCCCGATGGTGTTGCGCGTTGGTATGATGAACATTCCGAGCTGTTGTCCGCGGGCATGCTGCACGGCATCGAAATCGTCAATGAAGATGAATACTATCCGGCGGTTCATCAATGGTGTCTGGAGAAAAATCTGACGATGCTGGGCAATTCGGATATTCACGGCACCACGGCTGAGCAGTACAATCGTCCGCCTGCCGATCACCGACCCATGACCTGGGTACTGGCGACAGAACGCTCGGCCGAAGCCGTTAAAAAGGCTCTCTTTGAACGGCGCACGGTCGTTTATTGGCGGGATCAGCTCATCGGCAGAGCCGATCATCTCGCTTCCATCTTTTCTGCCGCAGTGGTTCCGGAGACGTCGGTGCTCGAGCTGTCCCAAAAGGACCGCGTCCCGTTTCGACTGGTGAACACGACGGATCTTTCCTTTGAACTCACAGAGGGGGAGTGCAGCGTCGGGCTGACGGTTCCCAGATCGGTCTCGATCCCGCCGGGGAGCACGGTCATTTTGACCATACAAAAAGGTCAGGAAAAAGCGCTTCCTCAGGGGGCAGAGCTTTCCTATAAAGTCGCCAATTTGATAGTCGAGCCGGGAAAAGGGTTACCTATTAAGTGGAAAGTGCAGATTAAATAA
- a CDS encoding lactate utilization protein, which yields IARSRGVRSVVKSKSLTTEEIHLNHFLINQGIETLETDLGEYIVQLLDQIPSHLTAPALHLTRRDVGRIFHEKLGVPYTEEPTELLAIARRKLREKFLAADMGISGTNFAIAESGCLVVLENEANARLTLTIPRIHVAVMGLEKVIPSLDDLPIFLKLLPVSATGQKQTVYVNFIDGPLRPRSGEGPKEVHVVILDNGRSRIMADPQLRETLYCIRCGACLNVCPIYQLVGGHAYGWVYMGPIGATLIPQYLGEQEGRYAPYISSLCGACREICPVGIDIPHHLLKLRRRVVAAGRTPKLERLMLKLWAFLAQRPLLYRAAARVPSWLQKLYPRPFPVPGYFKERAIGRFDTKGFRRRFYEWREKSEK from the coding sequence CATTGCCCGGAGCCGCGGCGTGCGCAGCGTCGTCAAATCGAAAAGCCTGACCACGGAAGAGATTCACTTGAATCATTTCCTGATCAACCAAGGCATAGAAACATTGGAAACCGATCTGGGCGAGTACATCGTCCAGCTGCTCGACCAAATTCCCTCGCATCTGACCGCGCCGGCGCTGCATTTGACGCGCCGGGACGTCGGCAGAATTTTCCATGAGAAATTGGGCGTACCGTACACGGAAGAGCCGACCGAGCTATTGGCAATTGCCCGTAGGAAACTGCGGGAAAAGTTTTTGGCTGCGGATATGGGTATCTCGGGCACAAATTTCGCCATTGCCGAAAGCGGATGCCTGGTGGTGCTGGAAAACGAAGCCAACGCGCGGCTGACTCTGACCATTCCGCGCATTCATGTCGCAGTGATGGGCCTCGAAAAGGTGATTCCCTCTTTGGATGATCTGCCGATTTTTCTCAAGCTGCTGCCGGTCAGCGCCACGGGACAGAAACAGACCGTTTACGTCAATTTCATCGACGGACCGTTGCGTCCCCGCAGCGGAGAAGGACCCAAAGAGGTGCATGTGGTCATCTTGGACAACGGCCGATCCCGCATTATGGCCGACCCGCAGCTGCGGGAGACGCTCTACTGCATTCGCTGCGGCGCCTGTCTGAACGTCTGCCCGATTTACCAACTTGTCGGCGGCCATGCCTACGGCTGGGTGTACATGGGTCCCATCGGCGCGACGCTAATCCCGCAATATTTGGGCGAACAGGAAGGGCGATACGCGCCGTACATCTCGAGCCTCTGCGGCGCCTGCCGCGAAATCTGTCCGGTCGGCATCGACATCCCGCATCATCTGCTCAAGCTGCGTCGACGCGTGGTTGCCGCAGGCCGAACGCCGAAACTCGAGCGCCTGATGCTCAAACTGTGGGCCTTTTTGGCGCAGCGGCCGTTGCTCTATCGCGCCGCCGCGCGGGTTCCGTCTTGGCTGCAAAAGCTGTATCCCAGGCCGTTTCCGGTTCCGGGCTATTTCAAAGAGCGGGCGATCGGTCGATTTGATACCAAGGGCTTTCGTCGACGGTTCTACGAATGGCGGGAAAAAAGTGAAAAGTAA
- a CDS encoding OmpA family protein, giving the protein MKHKVLASWVVFSCTVLSAQDWQSIYGAGGAFGIFKLWGGKADRSSLSYSGHIEGRYGISPYVMSSIEMGYGTFKPARFGTSTYADANSPFRTFLFPIDLTIRYTPLPANQVKPYALGELGLLFWDLARTGPKDGNVLTNGKLRWGKSFYGMETNALIGFGAGFEWQITKKIALDFQFRGLHLINSKKDNVGENDVNDKYYQFRFSSIYYLNKKKPKAQPQIVEEIKPVELKPEPAAAQLIETSPELQTPPKPVEPPVEPKIQMPEKGGGPLILKGVNFALGSAELTSEAQTILKQVAESLMEHPEVRVRIEGHTDNTGPETFNRWLSLRRAESVKRFLTEQGIAPDRMETVGKGPDFPIADNSTPEGQS; this is encoded by the coding sequence ATGAAACACAAGGTGTTGGCGTCCTGGGTGGTTTTTTCGTGTACAGTTCTTTCTGCCCAAGATTGGCAATCCATTTACGGTGCGGGTGGGGCGTTTGGCATTTTTAAGCTTTGGGGCGGCAAAGCGGATCGTTCCTCGCTAAGTTATTCGGGTCATATCGAGGGACGTTATGGGATATCTCCTTATGTAATGAGCAGCATTGAAATGGGTTACGGCACTTTTAAGCCGGCGCGCTTTGGAACTTCAACCTATGCTGATGCCAATTCGCCGTTTCGAACTTTTCTTTTTCCCATCGATCTGACTATTCGATACACTCCCCTACCCGCAAACCAGGTCAAGCCTTATGCTTTAGGGGAATTAGGATTACTCTTTTGGGATTTGGCGAGAACAGGTCCCAAAGACGGGAATGTTTTGACAAACGGAAAACTGCGATGGGGAAAAAGCTTTTACGGAATGGAAACCAATGCACTAATCGGTTTCGGAGCCGGCTTTGAATGGCAAATAACGAAAAAAATTGCATTGGACTTTCAATTTCGCGGTCTGCATTTGATCAACAGCAAAAAAGATAACGTCGGCGAAAACGATGTCAATGACAAATACTATCAATTTCGCTTCAGTTCCATCTACTACTTGAACAAGAAGAAACCGAAAGCGCAACCGCAGATTGTAGAGGAGATCAAACCTGTCGAACTGAAACCCGAACCGGCAGCAGCCCAACTTATCGAAACTTCGCCTGAACTACAAACTCCCCCAAAACCTGTTGAGCCGCCTGTAGAACCGAAGATTCAAATGCCCGAAAAAGGCGGCGGGCCGCTTATTCTAAAAGGCGTCAATTTCGCTTTGGGCAGTGCAGAGCTTACATCCGAGGCGCAAACAATTCTTAAGCAAGTGGCAGAAAGCTTGATGGAGCATCCCGAAGTTCGTGTCCGCATCGAAGGGCATACGGATAATACCGGGCCCGAAACCTTCAATCGATGGCTTTCGTTGCGTAGAGCCGAATCTGTTAAAAGATTTCTGACCGAGCAGGGGATTGCCCCCGACCGCATGGAAACCGTCGGCAAGGGGCCCGACTTTCCCATTGCCGACAATTCGACGCCCGAAGGCCAGAGC
- a CDS encoding endonuclease/exonuclease/phosphatase family protein, with amino-acid sequence MKPLLFCLMLYPCLFLRGDESPVIRVMTFNIRYGTAPDGEHRWELRRPLVFELLEDRAPHILGLQEALDFQIDELTAHFPQYRALGVGRDDGKRKGEHSAVLYDRHRFEAEESGTFWFSDTPEVPGSKSWGNEIPRICTWAKLRDRRCGAVLFVFNLHLDHQSQNSREKSVELLLKKINEYAGDEPVIVLGDFNAGEENPAIERLLNARSPEDAVPWFRNAFRLCHPHEKMVGTFHGFSDQAGEEMIDHIFVSKSFSVKTAEIVRDHPPGRYASDHYPVTAELELSDCSHKPEGEKR; translated from the coding sequence ATGAAGCCGCTGCTGTTTTGCTTGATGTTGTATCCTTGTCTGTTTTTGCGAGGCGACGAGTCGCCGGTCATTCGGGTGATGACCTTCAACATCCGCTACGGTACGGCTCCCGACGGAGAGCATCGATGGGAATTGCGCCGGCCTCTGGTCTTCGAGCTGCTGGAAGACCGTGCTCCGCACATCCTCGGCCTTCAGGAGGCACTGGACTTTCAGATCGACGAGCTGACGGCGCATTTTCCACAATATCGGGCTCTGGGGGTCGGCCGCGACGACGGCAAACGCAAAGGCGAGCATTCCGCCGTTTTGTATGACCGGCATCGGTTCGAAGCGGAGGAGAGCGGCACCTTTTGGTTTTCGGACACACCGGAGGTCCCGGGATCCAAAAGTTGGGGGAACGAGATCCCAAGAATCTGCACCTGGGCCAAGCTGCGCGATCGGCGGTGCGGCGCCGTCTTGTTTGTCTTCAACCTCCACCTCGATCATCAGTCGCAGAATTCGCGCGAGAAAAGCGTCGAACTTTTGCTTAAAAAAATCAACGAATATGCCGGCGACGAACCGGTCATTGTGCTCGGGGATTTCAACGCCGGTGAAGAAAATCCGGCAATAGAGAGACTGCTCAACGCGCGATCGCCTGAAGATGCGGTTCCATGGTTCCGCAACGCCTTTCGTCTGTGCCATCCTCACGAGAAAATGGTAGGCACATTCCACGGCTTCAGCGATCAGGCGGGCGAAGAGATGATCGATCATATCTTTGTTTCGAAAAGCTTTTCCGTAAAAACTGCCGAGATTGTCCGAGACCATCCGCCCGGCCGCTACGCTTCCGACCATTATCCGGTTACGGCAGAGCTGGAATTGAGTGATTGCAGTCATAAACCTGAAGGAGAGAAAAGATGA
- the acnA gene encoding aconitate hydratase AcnA — MKYQDRFGVKKSFETGNGRAFLFSLEELEKRGGFSLSRMPISIRILLEAVLRHCNGFDVPEEAVVNLANWKPDATGSGEVPFKPARVLLQDFTGVPAVVDLAAMRSAMARLGGDPKKIEPLIPCDLVIDHSVQTDFYGRPDALKKNMEIELQRNLERYEFLKWGQQAFKSLRIIPPGVGIIHQVNLEYLAQGVFRDGDVVFPDSLVGTDSHTVMINGLGILGWGVGGIEAEAVMLGQPLFMTPPAVVGFRLVGELQPGVTATDLTLTVVQMLRKKGVVDKFVEFYGPGVAAMSLPDRATVANMAPEYGATMGFFPIDEQALLYLRRTGRPEELVDLVERYAKEQGLFRTQDYAPDYSDTLELDLSTVEPSVAGPKRPQDRTPLTQVKRSFAASLTAPIKERGFELSKEAVQATGTIRMNGVDYQVGHGFVAIASITSCTNTSNPSVMLGAGLLAKKAVERGLQTPPFVKTSLAPGSRVVTDYLQRTGLMPFLEKLGFYVIGYGCATCIGNSGPLPEETAKVIEENRLVAVAVLSGNRNFEGRVHPLTRANYLASPPLVVAYALAGRIDIDFAAEPLGKDKDGRPVFLKDIWPTQDEIAQLLESASDAQAYRRTYADLNAFNPAWRDIPSPQGDLYPWRDESTYIQEPPFFLDLKKEPEPIREIRNARALALLGDSVTTDHISPAGSIPKNSPAARYLLERGVQPADFNSFGARRGNDRVMVRGTFGNIRLKNLLVPGVEGGVTIHLPDGEQTSIYDAAMRYKEEGVPLIILAGKEYGTGSSRDWAAKGTLLLGVRAVIAESYERIHRSNLVGMGVLPLQYLSGENAETLGLTGREIFTIEADDALQPMQKVRVRAAGDAGEKIFEVIARLDTPVDVEYYRHGGILPFVLRRMLAQ, encoded by the coding sequence ATGAAATATCAGGATCGATTCGGCGTAAAAAAAAGTTTCGAGACCGGCAACGGTCGGGCATTTCTTTTCAGCTTGGAGGAATTGGAAAAGCGGGGCGGATTTAGCCTGTCGCGCATGCCGATCAGCATCCGCATTCTCCTCGAAGCGGTTCTGCGTCACTGCAACGGTTTCGATGTCCCCGAAGAGGCGGTCGTCAATTTGGCCAACTGGAAACCCGATGCGACGGGCTCCGGCGAGGTGCCGTTCAAACCGGCGCGGGTGCTGCTGCAGGATTTTACCGGCGTTCCGGCGGTGGTCGACTTGGCGGCCATGCGGTCGGCCATGGCGCGTCTGGGCGGCGATCCGAAAAAGATCGAGCCGCTCATTCCCTGCGACCTGGTCATCGATCACTCGGTGCAGACCGACTTTTACGGCCGACCTGATGCCCTGAAGAAAAATATGGAAATCGAGCTGCAGCGGAATTTGGAACGGTACGAGTTCCTGAAATGGGGCCAGCAGGCTTTCAAGTCGCTGCGCATTATTCCTCCCGGCGTCGGCATCATCCATCAGGTCAACTTGGAGTATCTGGCGCAGGGCGTTTTTCGCGACGGCGACGTGGTCTTTCCCGACAGCCTGGTGGGCACGGACTCTCACACCGTGATGATCAACGGGCTCGGCATTCTCGGCTGGGGTGTCGGCGGCATCGAGGCCGAGGCGGTCATGCTGGGGCAGCCGCTGTTCATGACGCCGCCGGCTGTGGTCGGCTTTCGACTCGTCGGCGAGCTGCAGCCGGGCGTAACCGCCACCGATCTGACGCTCACCGTAGTGCAGATGCTGCGCAAAAAGGGCGTTGTGGACAAATTTGTTGAGTTTTACGGTCCCGGCGTTGCCGCCATGAGTCTGCCTGACCGCGCCACCGTGGCCAATATGGCGCCCGAATACGGCGCCACCATGGGCTTTTTCCCGATCGACGAGCAGGCTCTGCTCTATCTGCGCCGCACCGGCCGACCGGAAGAGCTGGTCGATTTGGTGGAACGTTACGCCAAAGAGCAGGGACTCTTTCGCACCCAGGATTATGCGCCCGATTACTCGGATACCCTGGAGCTCGACCTGAGCACCGTCGAGCCTTCCGTAGCGGGACCCAAGCGGCCGCAGGATCGAACGCCGCTGACGCAGGTCAAGCGCTCGTTCGCCGCTTCCCTTACGGCGCCGATCAAAGAGCGCGGCTTCGAGCTGAGCAAAGAGGCCGTCCAGGCGACCGGCACGATTCGCATGAACGGCGTAGACTATCAAGTCGGACACGGATTTGTCGCCATTGCCTCCATCACCAGCTGCACGAACACCAGCAATCCCTCGGTCATGCTGGGGGCAGGCCTGTTGGCCAAGAAAGCCGTCGAGCGCGGCCTGCAGACGCCGCCTTTTGTCAAAACGAGTCTGGCGCCGGGTTCACGCGTGGTGACCGACTATCTCCAGCGCACCGGCCTGATGCCTTTTTTGGAGAAGCTCGGATTCTATGTGATCGGCTACGGCTGCGCCACCTGCATCGGCAACAGCGGACCGTTGCCGGAAGAGACGGCCAAGGTCATCGAAGAAAATCGATTGGTCGCCGTGGCCGTGCTCAGCGGCAACCGCAACTTTGAAGGCCGCGTGCATCCGTTGACGCGCGCCAACTATCTTGCGTCGCCGCCGCTGGTCGTTGCCTACGCCTTGGCGGGCAGAATCGACATAGACTTTGCCGCCGAGCCGCTGGGAAAGGACAAAGACGGCCGCCCGGTATTCTTGAAGGACATTTGGCCGACGCAGGATGAAATCGCGCAGCTGCTCGAGTCGGCATCGGATGCGCAAGCCTACCGGCGAACGTATGCCGATCTCAATGCCTTTAATCCGGCTTGGCGCGACATTCCCTCGCCGCAGGGCGACCTTTATCCCTGGCGCGACGAATCCACTTATATTCAGGAGCCGCCGTTCTTTCTCGACCTGAAGAAGGAGCCGGAGCCGATTCGTGAAATCCGCAACGCCCGTGCGTTGGCTCTTCTGGGTGATTCGGTGACCACCGATCACATTTCTCCGGCAGGCTCGATTCCCAAGAACAGCCCGGCCGCGCGCTATCTTTTGGAAAGAGGCGTTCAGCCGGCGGATTTCAATTCTTTCGGAGCGCGGCGCGGCAATGATCGGGTTATGGTGCGCGGCACTTTCGGCAACATCAGGCTGAAAAACCTCCTGGTGCCGGGCGTTGAGGGCGGCGTAACGATCCATTTGCCGGACGGCGAGCAGACGTCGATCTATGATGCGGCCATGCGCTATAAAGAAGAAGGAGTTCCGCTCATCATCCTGGCGGGCAAAGAGTACGGAACCGGCAGTTCGCGCGACTGGGCGGCAAAGGGCACGCTGCTGTTGGGAGTTCGCGCCGTCATTGCCGAAAGCTATGAGAGGATCCATCGCAGCAATTTGGTCGGCATGGGAGTTCTGCCGCTGCAGTATTTGAGCGGCGAGAATGCGGAAACGCTGGGATTGACGGGACGGGAAATCTTTACCATCGAAGCGGACGACGCCCTGCAACCGATGCAAAAAGTGCGCGTTCGGGCTGCAGGCGATGCAGGCGAAAAAATATTCGAGGTCATTGCGCGGCTCGATACGCCGGTGGATGTAGAGTATTATCGGCACGGCGGTATTCTCCCCTTCGTTTTGCGCCGCATGCTGGCCCAATAG